The Heptranchias perlo isolate sHepPer1 chromosome 40, sHepPer1.hap1, whole genome shotgun sequence genome has a window encoding:
- the LOC137305352 gene encoding excitatory amino acid transporter 2-like, with translation MTNQSDIHIPDRSLEQLPKPRCSTLCNWLERNLLLLLTIFGVILGAVFGCLLRMLPDLDPNLLLLVSFPGDILMRMLKMLILPLIISSLISGLAGLDAKSSSRMGSRALVYYMTTTIIAAILGVILVISIHPGDPKLKKQTSMMSKNQDVSSLDAFLDLIRNLFPENLVQACFQQVQTVSKKVPVSPADEIKSDNISQALMANASSLNGTLPAFNVRQIFVTKKQLEFKWGMNVLGLIGFFIAFGISMGKMGERAQIMSDFFNVLNEIIMKLVTMIMWYSPVGIASLISGKIAAIKDLETVARQLGMYMVTVIMGLLIHGGIILPFIYFVITRKNPLVFCGGIFQAWITALGTASSAGTLPVTFRCLEENLQIDKRVTRFVLPIGATINMDGTALYEAVAAIFIAQMNGIILDLGQIVTVSLTATLASVGAASIPSAGLVTMLLILTAVGLPTQDVSLLIAVDWLLDRMRTSVNVVGDSFGAGIVHHLSELELAAIDAQHADQNDLEMIKLRPSLDDEKNYKMDITSLLPYAGYNSIPTDDYETTDIKNDGTEQDDNEPEEMEEPEEMKNNEDTKKLPKYDMEKGYEERDENGEEE, from the exons ATGACGAACCAATCAGACATTCACATTCCAGACCGCAGCCTGGAGCAATTGCCCAAACCCCGATGTTCGACGCTCTGTAATTGGCtggaaagaaacctgctgctcCTGCTGACCATATTTG GTGTGATCCTAGGCGCAGTGTTCGGGTGTCTCCTACGGATGTTGCCCGATCTAGACCCCAACCTTCTGCTGCTGGTGTCCTTTCCCGGTGATATCCTCATGCGGATGCTGAAGATGCTGATTCTGCCACTCATCATCTCAAGCCTAATCTCAG GTCTAGCAGGCCTCGATGCCAAATCGAGCAGCCGGATGGGCTCTCGGGCCTTGGTTTATTACATGACCACGACGATCATTGCGGCCATTCTCGGCGTAATTCTGGTAATCTCCATCCACCCTGGGGATCCAAAACTCAAGAAGCAGACGAGCATGATGTCAAAGAATCAGGATGTGTCGAGTCTGGATGCGTTCCTGGATCTCATTCGGAATCTGTTCCCGGAAAACCTTGTGCAAGCGTGCTTCCAACAG GTACAAACAGTGTCAAAGAAGGTTCCAGTCTCTCCCGCTGATGAGATCAAATCCGACAACATAAGCCAGGCCTTAATGGCAAACGCCTCCTCTCTGAATGGAACGCTTCCTGCTTTCAATGTCCGGCAGATCTTCGTAACGAAGAAACAATTGGAATTTAAATGGGGAATGAATGTTTTAG GCTTGATTGGCTTCTTCATTGCGTTTGGTATTTCAATGgggaagatgggagaaagggctCAGATCATGTCCGACTTCTTCAACGTCCTCAATGAGATCATCATGAAGCTGGTCACGATGATCATGTG GTATTCTCCAGTGGGAATTgcctccctcatctctggaaaaaTTGCAGCCATCAAGGACCTGGAGACTGTTGCTAGGCAGCTGGGAATGTACATGGTGACTGTGATAATGGGCCTTCTCATCCATGGTGGGATTATTCTCCCTTTCATTTATTTCGTTATCACGAGGAAGAATCCGCTGGTGTTCTGCGGTGGAATATTTCAAGCCTGGATCACAGCACTTGGAACGGCATCCAG TGCTGGCACTTTACCCGTGACATTCCGATGTCTTGAAGAAAACCTTCAAATCGACAAACGGGTAACCAGATTTGTGCTTCCAATCGGTGCCACCATAAACATGGACGGGACAGCCCTTTACGAGGCAGTGGCGGCCATATTTATTGCTCAAATGAATGGGATCATATTGGACCTTGGGCAGATAGTGACAGTGAG CCTGACCGCCACCTTGGCGAGTGTCGGAGCAGCCAGCATCCCCAGCGCCGGCCTCGTTACGATGCTCCTGATTTTGACAGCAGTGGGGCTTCCAACCCAGGATGTCAGCCTTCTCATCGCAGTCGACTGGTTACT AGACCGTATGAGAACATCAGTGAATGTGGTTGGCGACTCATTTGGTGCTGGGATAGTGCACCATCTCTCCGAACTAGAACTGGCAGCGATCGACGCCCAGCACGCAGACCAAAACGACTTGGAGATGATTAAACTCCGGCCATCGCTTGACGATGAGAAGAACTACAAGATGGACATCACGAGCCTGCTTCCCTACGCTGGATATAATTCGATACCAACTGATGATTACGAA ACCACAGACATCAAGAATGATGGCACAGAGCAAGATGATAATGAGCCAGAGGAAATGGAGGAACCAGAGGAAATGAAGAACAATGAAGATACAAAAAAACTGCCCAAATATGATATGGAAAAAGGATATGAAGAGAGAGATGAAAATGGGGAAGAGGAATAA